A section of the Salmo trutta chromosome 4, fSalTru1.1, whole genome shotgun sequence genome encodes:
- the LOC115192852 gene encoding secretory carrier-associated membrane protein 2-like, whose translation MSGFEDNPFVESYDINPFQDPSVTEVTNSDVDHVDQFNPFPDHQTVSLSGPTIPASRIPSQPAVLQPSTEPSPQAMGAAGQASLLRQQEELGRLQREAADLEHREKELQSRGTSTGKDNNWPPLPKAFPINPCFYQDFSVEIPMEHRRVCKMLYYLWMFHCVTLFLNMLACLAHFTMNTYFGVDFGLSILWLILFTPCSFLCWYRPVYKAFKSDSSFSYFFFVFVFFCQVVVFIIQSVGIPNTGNSGWINSLSAISFNKAMGAVMMVVAYCFTACAVLSVILLRVVHSHYWHTGASFQMAQQEFSQGVFTNKTFQTAATSAAASAASAAFQGAAECVDVLF comes from the exons ATGTCGGGATTTGAAGATAACCCATTTGTAGAATCGTACGACATCAACCCTTTTCAG GATCCCTCAGTTACAGAAGTGACCAACTCTGACGTAGACCACGTTGATCAATTTAACCCTTTCCCAGACCATCAGACG GTTAGCCTATCGGGGCCCACCATTCCGGCCTCCAGGATCCCTTCCCAGCCTGCCGTGCTGCAGCCGTCAACAGAGCCCAGCCCACAG GCCATGGGGGCTGCGGGCCAGGCTAGCCTGCTGAGGCAGCAGGAGGAGCTGGGGAGGCTGCAGAGGGAGGCTGCAGACCTGGAGCACAGAGAGAAGGAGTTGCAGAGCAGGGGCACCTCAACAG GCAAGGACAACAACTGGCCACCTCTTCCCAAGGCTTTTCCCATAAATCCTTGCTTCTACCAGGACTTCTCGGTGGAGATTCCCATGGAGCACCGGAGGGTCTGCAAGATGTTGTACTATCTGTGGATGT tccaCTGTGTGACTCTGTTCCTCAACATGCTGGCCTGTCTGGCCCACTTCACCATGAACACGTACTTTGGTGTGGACTTTGGCCTGTCCATTCTTTGGCTCATCCTGTTCACCCCTTGCTCCTTCCTCTGTTGGTACAGACCTGTCTACAAGGCCTTCAA GTCGGACAGCTCCTTCAGTTACTTCTTCTTCGTCTTTGTGTTCTTCTGCCAAGTGGTGGTGTTCATTATCCAGTCTGTGGGCATCCCCAACACGGGAAACAG TGGTTGGATCAACTCGTTGTCTGCCATTTCCTTCAACAAGGCGATGGGAGCCGTCATGATGGTGGTGGCCTACTGCTTCACTGCCTGTGCTGTGCTGTCAGTCATCCTGCTGAGGGTG GTGCACAGCCACTACTGGCATACTGGGGCCAGCTTCCAGATGGCCCAGCAGGAGTTCTCCCAGGGCGTGTTCACCAACAAGACCTTCCAGACGGCTGCCACCTCCGCAGCCGCCTCCGCTGCCTCCGCAGCCTTCCAGGGGGCAGCGGAGTGTGTGGATGTTCTCTTTTAG